A genomic stretch from Eubacterium sulci ATCC 35585 includes:
- a CDS encoding phospho-N-acetylmuramoyl-pentapeptide-transferase — protein MERFFLVLLVGLAMSAVLTAVEIPLLKKKQFKQYIREEGPESHQKKSGTPTMGGIAMILAQLVVVLIFGGFGAENLMMICVMLLFGAIGFFDDFIKVAKKHNLGLRAWQKIVLQVGFAAVLGIYISMFSDYGTKVFIPFYGQYIEFGVFYIPFVILVVVAMANSVNLTDGLDGLCSGVTAIVSIFFAIIAMQMGQNSPFVFCTALSGVCLGFLIFNKNPAKLFMGDTGSMALGGALAAAAIMLKMEFLLIVSGFIYVMESLSVIIQVVSFKSTGKRVFKMAPIHHHFEMCGLHERVVVLIFWLVSALCCLLAYLIYMI, from the coding sequence ATGGAACGATTTTTTCTGGTTCTGCTAGTAGGACTTGCGATGTCTGCGGTTCTTACGGCAGTAGAAATACCGTTACTTAAGAAAAAACAATTTAAGCAGTATATACGTGAGGAAGGACCTGAGTCGCATCAAAAGAAGTCAGGAACGCCAACGATGGGCGGAATCGCCATGATTCTTGCGCAGCTTGTGGTAGTTTTAATCTTTGGAGGCTTCGGTGCAGAAAACCTAATGATGATCTGCGTCATGCTACTCTTTGGAGCTATCGGCTTCTTTGATGATTTCATTAAGGTTGCAAAAAAGCACAACCTAGGTCTTAGGGCTTGGCAGAAGATAGTTCTTCAGGTTGGATTTGCAGCGGTCTTAGGCATATACATTTCCATGTTCTCAGATTATGGAACCAAGGTTTTCATTCCTTTCTACGGCCAGTACATAGAATTTGGAGTTTTCTATATTCCATTTGTAATTTTAGTTGTTGTAGCTATGGCAAACAGTGTAAACCTAACGGATGGACTAGATGGACTTTGCAGTGGAGTAACAGCTATTGTATCCATATTCTTTGCTATCATAGCAATGCAGATGGGTCAAAACTCACCGTTCGTGTTCTGCACGGCGCTAAGTGGTGTCTGTCTCGGATTCCTGATTTTCAATAAAAATCCAGCGAAACTTTTCATGGGTGATACAGGTTCTATGGCTTTGGGCGGAGCGCTTGCAGCGGCTGCTATTATGCTTAAGATGGAATTTTTGCTCATAGTCTCTGGCTTCATATATGTGATGGAATCGCTATCTGTAATCATTCAGGTTGTTTCCTTTAAATCAACAGGAAAGAGAGTCTTCAAGATGGCTCCAATCCACCATCACTTTGAAATGTGCGGATTGCACGAGAGAGTTGTAGTTCTAATATTTTGGCTAGTCAGTGCGCTTTGCTGCTTGCTGGCTTACCTAATATATATGATTTAG
- a CDS encoding UDP-N-acetylmuramoylalanine ligase produces the protein MNFLDKIQNKKILVVGLGRTGKATLEMLGGKGCELYAQDSKARNDMDEALVALIDRTCKHAFLGQDPDDTKFDYVIMSPGVSPELEFIHRAEKTGAEVIGELELAYRLCDGTFVAITGTNGKTTTTSLVGEIFEKSKRRTSVVGNIGKAVIGAAIEATKDDWLVTEVSSFQLETTKEFRPLVSAILNLTPDHLNRHHTMQAYGAAKAKIFANQDEGQYLIINYDDKLCFDLAKSAKCTVVPFSRKEKLNYGVILDDEKIYVNDRNDKVYICDKSDIRIIGDHNVENVLAAVGICYFAGIDKEVIAEAIRNFGGVEHRIEFCAEIDGVKYYNDSKGTNVDASLTALRAIKKNVLLIAGGDGKQQDFDVFTSNFDGAVKKLLLFGRDAHIIAESADKCGFTEYENFSNLDECVERAHALARSGDTVLLSPACASWDMYESYERRGEHFKRCVEKLK, from the coding sequence ATGAATTTTTTGGATAAGATACAGAATAAGAAAATATTGGTTGTAGGTCTTGGAAGAACTGGAAAGGCGACTCTCGAAATGCTAGGAGGAAAGGGCTGCGAGCTCTATGCTCAGGATAGCAAGGCTAGAAATGACATGGATGAGGCTCTTGTAGCGCTGATAGATAGGACATGTAAACATGCCTTTCTAGGGCAGGATCCAGATGATACAAAGTTTGACTACGTGATTATGAGCCCTGGAGTAAGCCCTGAACTAGAATTTATTCATAGGGCTGAGAAAACTGGAGCTGAAGTAATTGGAGAGCTAGAGCTTGCGTATAGACTTTGTGACGGAACCTTCGTTGCCATAACTGGAACTAATGGTAAGACAACTACCACAAGTCTAGTTGGAGAAATCTTTGAGAAATCAAAGAGAAGGACTTCGGTTGTCGGAAACATTGGTAAGGCTGTAATCGGTGCCGCTATCGAAGCAACAAAAGATGACTGGCTTGTAACGGAAGTAAGCAGTTTTCAGCTAGAGACAACTAAAGAATTTAGACCGCTAGTTTCTGCAATATTAAATCTGACACCTGACCACTTAAACAGGCATCATACCATGCAGGCCTACGGTGCAGCTAAGGCTAAAATCTTTGCAAATCAGGATGAAGGTCAGTATTTAATCATAAATTATGATGACAAGCTTTGCTTTGATTTGGCAAAGAGTGCTAAGTGCACAGTCGTGCCTTTTAGCAGAAAAGAAAAACTTAACTATGGCGTAATTTTAGATGATGAAAAGATATATGTAAATGATAGAAATGACAAGGTTTACATATGTGATAAGAGCGATATTAGGATAATAGGCGATCATAATGTCGAAAATGTTTTGGCGGCAGTCGGCATATGCTACTTTGCAGGAATAGATAAGGAAGTCATAGCCGAAGCGATAAGAAATTTTGGCGGTGTTGAGCATAGAATAGAGTTCTGTGCAGAGATTGATGGCGTTAAATACTATAATGACTCGAAGGGCACAAATGTAGATGCATCGCTAACCGCACTAAGAGCAATAAAGAAAAATGTTCTTTTGATTGCTGGCGGTGATGGAAAGCAGCAGGACTTTGATGTGTTTACATCAAACTTTGATGGAGCTGTAAAGAAACTTCTTCTATTTGGAAGAGATGCTCATATAATAGCTGAGTCTGCAGATAAATGTGGATTTACAGAATACGAGAACTTCAGCAATTTGGATGAATGTGTTGAAAGAGCTCATGCGCTTGCGAGAAGCGGTGATACTGTTTTGCTTTCACCTGCATGCGCAAGCTGGGATATGTACGAAAGCTATGAAAGACGCGGTGAACACTTTAAGCGCTGCGTTGAGAAACTCAAATGA
- a CDS encoding cell division protein FtsW has protein sequence MNNLKHCDPVLVVLITILTVFGVVMVFSASYYSAINTSGTPYAFLWKQGFFAVSGFGIMMFTSLIDYHKYRRFAVLIAIIEVLMLFMIFTPLGVTVNNARRWVKLGITIMPGELAKPTIIILGSAYFSASKERAKSMMGLAPIVAYTLFVCGMIVLQPNLSTAITVFLISAGIAFISGMHWGYIGLLVGGLSLGSIYLGFFSSGYQHDRVVSFLNPFKYSLEGGFQVVQSLLALATGGLRGRGLGNSVQKNLYLPEPQNDFILAIIGEELGFVGVAALLMIFVVVVWRIFCIGLNAKDSFGTLLASGVAIMIGAQVVLNVAVVTSSMPPTGVALPFISYGGNALWIFMFLIGVVLNVSRQQREDI, from the coding sequence CTGAATAATTTAAAACACTGTGACCCTGTGCTTGTCGTCCTTATTACCATATTGACGGTGTTTGGCGTGGTTATGGTTTTCAGTGCCAGCTACTACAGTGCAATAAACACTTCAGGAACGCCATATGCTTTTCTTTGGAAGCAAGGATTCTTTGCGGTCAGTGGATTTGGCATAATGATGTTTACTTCACTAATAGACTATCATAAGTATAGGCGGTTTGCTGTTCTAATTGCCATCATTGAGGTTTTGATGCTATTTATGATATTTACGCCTCTTGGCGTAACTGTCAATAATGCTCGAAGATGGGTAAAACTTGGAATAACCATCATGCCTGGAGAACTAGCAAAGCCAACCATCATTATCCTTGGCTCTGCATATTTTTCGGCGAGCAAGGAAAGAGCAAAGAGCATGATGGGTCTTGCGCCTATAGTTGCCTACACTCTATTTGTGTGCGGAATGATTGTGCTTCAGCCAAACCTTTCGACTGCGATAACGGTATTTTTGATCTCGGCAGGGATAGCCTTTATCTCTGGAATGCACTGGGGATACATAGGACTTTTAGTTGGTGGACTATCGCTGGGAAGCATATATTTAGGCTTCTTTAGCTCAGGCTATCAGCACGATAGAGTTGTAAGCTTTTTGAATCCGTTTAAATACTCCCTAGAAGGGGGATTTCAGGTAGTTCAGTCTTTACTTGCGCTTGCTACGGGAGGACTTAGAGGTAGAGGACTTGGAAACAGCGTGCAGAAGAATCTATACTTACCGGAACCACAAAATGACTTTATACTCGCTATCATAGGTGAGGAGCTTGGCTTTGTTGGCGTTGCGGCCCTTCTTATGATATTTGTAGTTGTCGTTTGGAGAATATTCTGTATTGGCCTAAATGCAAAGGATAGCTTTGGAACCCTTCTTGCTTCGGGTGTTGCGATAATGATAGGGGCTCAGGTAGTTCTTAATGTTGCAGTTGTAACATCGTCTATGCCACCTACAGGAGTTGCACTTCCGTTCATAAGCTACGGTGGTAACGCACTGTGGATTTTCATGTTCCTTATCGGCGTAGTGCTAAATGTTTCGAGACAGCAGAGAGAGGATATCTAA
- a CDS encoding cell division protein FtsZ gives MLQFETEKDNSAVIKVIGVGGGGCNAVNRMIEAGLKGVQFIAVNTDRQALNKCAAENKIQIGEKLTRGLGAGGNPRMGQESAQETIEAISNAVEGADMVFITAGMGGGTGTGAAPIIAKVSKDMGILTVAVVTKPFTFEGRKRMKQAEQGLGYLKEFVDSLVVVPNDKLLDISDKSTTMIEAFGKADDVLRQGVQGITDIISDFAIINTDFADVKSVMTDRGIAHMGVGRGNGENRAVEAVTQAIESPLLETTISGAGAVLLYIAGRENLGMLEINEMTSMVQEKVDEDAIFIFGAAVCDDMEDELSITVIATGFAKSQDKVDFRPASNTVGLDEKRVTTEEGLTGREVTLGDIFDRGPSVDEEEDSLFGIPSFLKK, from the coding sequence ATGCTGCAGTTCGAAACGGAAAAGGATAATTCCGCTGTAATCAAAGTAATCGGAGTCGGTGGCGGCGGCTGTAACGCTGTTAATCGTATGATAGAAGCAGGGCTAAAGGGAGTTCAGTTTATCGCAGTAAACACAGATAGACAGGCTCTTAATAAGTGTGCTGCTGAGAATAAGATCCAGATAGGTGAGAAGCTTACTAGAGGTCTTGGTGCAGGAGGAAACCCTAGAATGGGTCAGGAGTCTGCACAGGAGACTATAGAGGCTATTTCAAATGCTGTAGAAGGTGCCGATATGGTATTCATCACAGCTGGTATGGGTGGCGGAACAGGAACTGGTGCTGCACCTATTATCGCTAAGGTTTCCAAGGACATGGGAATTCTTACAGTTGCAGTTGTAACTAAGCCTTTTACCTTTGAGGGTCGCAAGAGAATGAAGCAAGCTGAGCAGGGCCTAGGCTACCTAAAGGAGTTCGTAGACTCACTAGTAGTAGTTCCTAACGACAAGCTTCTCGACATAAGCGACAAGAGCACAACAATGATTGAGGCTTTCGGCAAGGCAGACGATGTACTTCGTCAGGGTGTTCAGGGTATCACAGATATCATCTCTGACTTCGCAATCATCAATACTGACTTTGCTGACGTTAAGTCGGTTATGACAGATAGAGGCATAGCTCACATGGGTGTTGGCCGTGGTAACGGTGAGAACAGAGCTGTTGAGGCAGTAACTCAGGCTATCGAGAGCCCACTGCTTGAGACAACAATCTCAGGTGCTGGCGCCGTTCTTCTATACATCGCTGGTAGAGAGAACCTCGGAATGCTCGAGATTAACGAGATGACATCGATGGTTCAGGAGAAGGTAGACGAGGATGCAATCTTCATCTTCGGTGCTGCTGTTTGCGACGATATGGAAGATGAACTTTCAATAACGGTAATTGCAACAGGCTTTGCTAAGAGCCAGGATAAGGTAGACTTCAGACCGGCAAGCAATACCGTTGGTCTTGACGAAAAGCGCGTTACTACAGAAGAGGGACTCACAGGAAGAGAAGTAACTCTTGGAGATATCTTTGATAGAGGCCCATCTGTAGACGAAGAAGAGGATTCATTGTTCGGAATTCCATCTTTTCTCAAGAAATAG